The DNA window CCTTGCCATCCGGCTGCGACAGGAAGCCGCTTTGCCCCGACGGTGCCATTACCAGCGTGGCATCGAGCCGACCGGCCGCCAGATCGAGATAAACCTGATTCTGATCCTGATACGACACCACGTCCACGCCCGCCGGCGCCCAATGGGTTTTGGCGTAAATCTCCTGAATCGATCCTTGCAGCACGCCCACGTGTTTGCCCGCCAGCGTTTTGGCGTCCGGCAGCAGGCCGCTGCCCGCTTTGGCGATCAGGCGGTTCGGCACCTGATAGATGGCGTCGGTAAAGGCGATCGCCTGACGCCGCTGTTCGGTCACGTTCATCGCCGAGTTGATGGCGTCGAATTTGCGTGCCTGCAGCGCCGGGATCAGGCTGTCGAACGAGGTTTCCACCCAGCTGCATTGCAACTGCGCGGCGGCACATACCGCGTCGCCCAGTTCAATGTCGAATCCTTCCAGTTTGCCGCTGGTGGATTTGGATTCGAACGGCGGATACAGTGCTTCCACGCCGAAGCGCAGGCTGTTTTCCGCCGCCGACGAAGCGCCGGCGGCCAGCAGGCATCCGGCGGCGAACAGCGTTTTCAGAGCTTTCATAGGCAGTGCCCCTTTCCCATGGTCGGACAAAAAATTACACCTGGCTCAGGCGGCGCGCGCCTTCCAGCAGGGTCTCGTTATCTTTGGAAAAACTCAGCCGGATTAGGCCGGTATCGGTGCCGTCGCTGTAGAACGCCGACAGCGGGATCGTCGCCACCTTCGCTTCGCGGATCAAGCGCACGGCGAAATCATTGTCGCTTTCGTGACTGAAGCCGCTAAAACGGGCCAGCATGAAGAAGCTGCCGCGGCTGGGCAGCAGCTCAAAGCGTGAATCCTGCAGGGCGCTGGCCAGCAGATCGCGTTTTTGTTGGTAAAACGCCGCCAGCCCCAGGTAGCTCTGCGGGTTGGCGAGCGCGGCAGCGAAGGCGTGCTGCATCGGCGTATCGGCGGAGAACACCATGAACTGGTGCACTTTACGGATCTCGTCCATCAACGCCGCCGGCGCCAGGCAATAGCCGACGCGCCAGCCGGTGACGTGGTAGGTTTTACCGAACGACGACACGATCACGCTGCGTTCCGCCAGCTGCGGGTAACGCGCCATGCTGTGGTGAATATCGCCGTCGAACACCACGTGCTCGTAGACCTCGTCGGACAGGATCACGATGTCGGTGTCGCGGGTCAGGGCGGTCAGGCGTTCGATGTCGTGCTCGTCAAACACCGCGCCGGTCGGGTTGTGCGGCGTGTTGACGATGATCATGCGCGTTTTGCCGTTGATGGCGGCGGCCACTTCGTCCCAGTCGACGCGAAAGTCCTGCAGCGACAGCTTGATCGCCACCGGCGTGGCGCCCTGCAGGCGCACGATCGGCGCATAGCTGTCGAACGCCGGTTCGAAATAGATCACCTCGTCGCCGGGGTGCACCAGCGCGCTGATCGCCGAGTACAGCCCTTCGCTGGCGCTGGCGATCACCGTGATTTCTTCGTCGGCGTCATAGCGCGCGCCGTACAATCGTTCAGCTTTTTCCGCCAGGGCAGCACGTAACGCCGCCACGCCGCTCATCGGCGCGTATTGGTTATGACCTGCACGCATGGCTTGCGCCGTTGCCTCGATCAGTTGCGGATCACCGGCGAAGTTGGGCGCGCCCTGCGACAGATTGAGGGCCTGATGTTCGGCGCTGAGTTGGCCAATGACGGTGAAAATGGTGGTGCCGACGTCCGGCAGCTTCGAGCGGGAAGAGCAGGCGCTCTGCATGATGGGCTCCAGGCAAACAGGGAAGTGTTGAGCGATTAAGCATCAGCCGGCGTAGGCGGACAAGGGAAAGTTTGTCATACTTGCCATGCATTCAGATCATGGCTAATCGAGGCACGCTATGCCGATATCCCTGCCGTCGCTCGACGTGTTGAAAACCTTTGTGGTGGTGGCGCAACGCCTCAACTTTACCCATGCCGCCCGGCAGCTGCACCTGACGCAGGGGGCGGTCAGCCGGCAAATCCTCGGGCTGGAGCAGCGCCTGGGCTATCCGCTGTTCAGCCGCCAGGCGCGCGGTCTGGCGCTGACGCCGCAGGGCGCGCAGTTGCTGGCGCCGGTGCAGCAGGCGCTGGGGCAGTTGGATGAAGCCCTGACGCGGGCTGCCGCCCCGCCAGGGGCGCTGCGCATCAAATGCCCGACCTGCGCCATGCGCTGGGTGTTGCCGCGTATCATTCGCCTGCAGAATGAACGGCCGGACATGCACATCGAGCTGACCGCCTCGGTGTCGCACGGCCTGGATTTCAGTACCGAGCAGTTTGACGCCGCGGTGGTGTTCGGCCGGCCGCCGGGTAAAAAGCTGACCGCGCACCTGCTGTTCGATGAAATTCTCACGCCGGTCTGCACGCCGACGTTTCTGCCGCCGACGCCCCGGCTGGCGGATTTGACGGACCAAACCCTGCTGCACCCGACGCGCGATCGGCGCGACTGGCTGCGCTGGCTGAAGGCGGCGGGCGCCGATGCGCTGCCGCCCGGCAAGGCTCAGCATTTCGATACCCTCGATCTGGCGATGAGCGCCGCGCTGCAGGGGTTCGGCATCGCCATCGGCGATCTGTGCCTGCTGGAGGAGGATATTCAGGCGCAACGCATCGTCACGCCGTTCCCGCTCTGCGTCAGCAGCGGCGCGGCCTATTATTTGGTCTATCCTGAACGCACGGTGGCGCCGCCGGCGTTGACACAGCTTATCGATTTTCTGACGGTTGAGGCCGCCGGCAGCCGCGCCCGGTTACAGAATTACCTGCCGATAACCTGTAATGCTTTGTAAACATTACCGATGCGAATTCCCTTGGCGATGAAACAGAGTGTGGCAAACTGTTTCTTCACTCCGATTAAACTCCGCGGCGTTGGCGGCGGAAACACGCCTGAGATAAAACAAGATGAAATGGCTTTGTGTGGTGAGTATGTTGTCCGGTCTGGCCCTCAGCCCGGCTTTTGCGCAGGAAACGCCGATAGCGCAGGGCATTCACGCCCAGCAGCGCGACGCCTTCGTGTCCCATTTGATGAAGCAGATGACGCTGGAAGAGAAGATCGGCCAGCTGCGGCTGATCAGCGTCGGGCCGGATAACCCGAAAGAAGCGATCCGCGAGGGCATCCGCAACGGGCAGATCGGCGCCATCTTCAATACCGTCACC is part of the Serratia surfactantfaciens genome and encodes:
- a CDS encoding ABC transporter substrate-binding protein, translating into MKALKTLFAAGCLLAAGASSAAENSLRFGVEALYPPFESKSTSGKLEGFDIELGDAVCAAAQLQCSWVETSFDSLIPALQARKFDAINSAMNVTEQRRQAIAFTDAIYQVPNRLIAKAGSGLLPDAKTLAGKHVGVLQGSIQEIYAKTHWAPAGVDVVSYQDQNQVYLDLAAGRLDATLVMAPSGQSGFLSQPDGKGFAFVGAAVHDDKILGEGIAFGLRKGDEALKKKLDAAIAKVKQQGTVAALSKKYFGDIDVTVK
- a CDS encoding pyridoxal phosphate-dependent aminotransferase, with the protein product MQSACSSRSKLPDVGTTIFTVIGQLSAEHQALNLSQGAPNFAGDPQLIEATAQAMRAGHNQYAPMSGVAALRAALAEKAERLYGARYDADEEITVIASASEGLYSAISALVHPGDEVIYFEPAFDSYAPIVRLQGATPVAIKLSLQDFRVDWDEVAAAINGKTRMIIVNTPHNPTGAVFDEHDIERLTALTRDTDIVILSDEVYEHVVFDGDIHHSMARYPQLAERSVIVSSFGKTYHVTGWRVGYCLAPAALMDEIRKVHQFMVFSADTPMQHAFAAALANPQSYLGLAAFYQQKRDLLASALQDSRFELLPSRGSFFMLARFSGFSHESDNDFAVRLIREAKVATIPLSAFYSDGTDTGLIRLSFSKDNETLLEGARRLSQV
- a CDS encoding LysR substrate-binding domain-containing protein, which translates into the protein MPISLPSLDVLKTFVVVAQRLNFTHAARQLHLTQGAVSRQILGLEQRLGYPLFSRQARGLALTPQGAQLLAPVQQALGQLDEALTRAAAPPGALRIKCPTCAMRWVLPRIIRLQNERPDMHIELTASVSHGLDFSTEQFDAAVVFGRPPGKKLTAHLLFDEILTPVCTPTFLPPTPRLADLTDQTLLHPTRDRRDWLRWLKAAGADALPPGKAQHFDTLDLAMSAALQGFGIAIGDLCLLEEDIQAQRIVTPFPLCVSSGAAYYLVYPERTVAPPALTQLIDFLTVEAAGSRARLQNYLPITCNAL